CCCGCCATGGCAGCAATGAACCCTACGGCAAAGGCGGCAAGCCCAGCTCGCTTAGATATTGATTGTGTTTGGCTTTGGCTGCGGCTATTTTTTTCTCCACTTCGGTGAGTTGCCGGTGCACCTGTTGCAGGTCTATTTCGGGTTCGGGCTCGGCGGTGCTCACATAACGTGTGATGTTGAGGTTGTAGTCGTTTTCTTCGATTTCTTCCATGGATACACGCCGCGAAAAGCGATCTTCTTCTTTGCGCTCCCGGTAGGTGTCCACTATCTTGCGTATGTGTTCGGGCAGCAGGGTGTTTTGCCGCTTGCCTTTTTCGTAGAGCTCCGAGGCGTTGATGAAGAGCACATCGTCGAATTTTTTGCATTTCTTCAAGACGATGATGCACACCGGAATGCCGGTCGAATAGAACAGGTTGGCAGGCAAGCCGATGATGGTGTCGATGTGACCGTCCTTAAGCAGCTTGGTGCGTATTTGTTTTTCGGCATTGCCGCGGAACAAAACGCCATGGGGCAGGATGATGGCCATGGTGCCTTCGTCGCTGAGGTAGTGGAAGCCGTGCAGCAGGAAAGCGAAATCGGCGGCCGACTTGGGGGCCAGGCCATAATTCTTGAAGCGGGGGTCTTCGCCCATGGCTTCGGTGGGGTCCCATTTTAAACTAAAAGGCGGATTGGCTACGATGGCGTCGAAGGTGATTTTGTTGCCGGGACCGGCATCGCGCAAGAGGGGCCAATCGTTGGTGAGAGTGTCGCCGTGGAATATTTCAAATTCGGTATCTTTCACGCCGTGCAGCAGCATATTCATACGGGCAAGGTTGTAGGTGGTGATGTTTTTTTCCTGCCCGTAGATTTTGCCGATGGTGCCGCCGGCTTCCCTCACCTTTTTGCGTACATTCAAGAGCAAAGAACCTGAGCCGCAGGCAAAGTCATAGACGCTTTCGAGTTTGTTTTTCTTGCCGCGGGCAGGGTCCTGGCTGTCGAGAATCACGATTTCCGACAGGATGTCGGACACGCGCTGTGGGGTGTAAAACTCGCCGGCTTTTTTGCCCGAACCGGCGGCAAACTGGCCTATGAGGTACTCGTAGGCATCGCCCAGCATGTCGGCATCGGTGGAAAATTGGCTGATGCCTTCATGAATTTTTTGGATGATGTTGCAAAGCTTTTTGTTGCGGGCGTCATAGGTTTTGCCCAGCTTTTCGCTGGACAGGTTGATTTCGGAAAACAGCCCGCGGAAGGTGCTTTCAAACGACTCTTCTTCGATGAATTTAAATCCTTTTTCGAGGGTTTGCAGCAGGTCGGGGTGTTGGGTGCGTGCCATCTCGGCAATGTTGCTCCACAGGTATTCGGGTTTGATGACATAGTGCACTTTGCGGCGCATGTGGGCTTCGAAGTCCTCAATGTCGCCGGGGTTTTGTTCGTACCACATGGCCAGGGGCGAACGGCGGTCGCCTTCGGGCAGCGTGGGGCAGTCGTTGCCCAGCTCCCGCAGGGCTGCCTGCTCGTAGTTGTCGCTGAGGTATCGCAAAAAGAGGAACGAAAGCATATAATCGCGGAAGTCGTCGGCGTTCATCGATCCGCGCAGCTCATCGGCTATCTTCCACAGAGTTTTGCCCAGTAGCTGTTGTTGTTCGACGGTCATAGGTAAAATAATGATTTAAGTTATCTAAAGCAATTTTGATAAAAGTACGATTGGCAAACTTTGTTCTTTTTCGTTCACTCCACTTTTCAAGTTCCTTCGAAATTTCTTCTTCTTTTGTTATGCCCTTTTGTGAAGCGATATAATCGACAGTTGAAAGTAACTCTAAGCCAAAAGGGGAATAAAATCCTGACAAAAATTTTTTTGTTTTTAAAACAATTTCTTTGTAACGGGTATTTTCAGGCAACCGTAAAAAGTCCTCTACTTCTTTTTCTGCTTCCATA
This is a stretch of genomic DNA from Chitinophagales bacterium. It encodes these proteins:
- a CDS encoding type I restriction-modification system subunit M — translated: MTVEQQQLLGKTLWKIADELRGSMNADDFRDYMLSFLFLRYLSDNYEQAALRELGNDCPTLPEGDRRSPLAMWYEQNPGDIEDFEAHMRRKVHYVIKPEYLWSNIAEMARTQHPDLLQTLEKGFKFIEEESFESTFRGLFSEINLSSEKLGKTYDARNKKLCNIIQKIHEGISQFSTDADMLGDAYEYLIGQFAAGSGKKAGEFYTPQRVSDILSEIVILDSQDPARGKKNKLESVYDFACGSGSLLLNVRKKVREAGGTIGKIYGQEKNITTYNLARMNMLLHGVKDTEFEIFHGDTLTNDWPLLRDAGPGNKITFDAIVANPPFSLKWDPTEAMGEDPRFKNYGLAPKSAADFAFLLHGFHYLSDEGTMAIILPHGVLFRGNAEKQIRTKLLKDGHIDTIIGLPANLFYSTGIPVCIIVLKKCKKFDDVLFINASELYEKGKRQNTLLPEHIRKIVDTYRERKEEDRFSRRVSMEEIEENDYNLNITRYVSTAEPEPEIDLQQVHRQLTEVEKKIAAAKAKHNQYLSELGLPPLP